The Ornithinimicrobium faecis genome includes a window with the following:
- a CDS encoding response regulator transcription factor, with protein MLALASAPASITASIIVHPSALLTSLRLMFDVLWASALPVRGTGDFQHQSGTLGGADLTDVDRRVVQLLVTGMTDQAIGRQLDLAERTVQRKVRTIMQSLGVTNRLQLGIRLAQQGWGS; from the coding sequence ATGCTGGCCCTGGCTTCCGCCCCCGCGTCGATCACCGCCTCGATCATCGTCCACCCATCCGCTCTGCTGACCTCCCTGCGGCTGATGTTCGACGTGCTCTGGGCATCCGCCCTCCCCGTGCGCGGCACCGGAGACTTTCAGCATCAGAGCGGCACGCTCGGCGGCGCCGACCTGACAGACGTGGATCGTCGTGTCGTCCAGTTGCTCGTCACCGGGATGACCGACCAAGCCATCGGCCGGCAACTCGACCTCGCCGAGCGCACCGTCCAACGCAAGGTGCGCACGATCATGCAGAGTCTGGGCGTCACCAACCGACTCCAGCTGGGCATCAGATTGGCCCAGCAGGGGTGGGGTTCCTAG
- a CDS encoding TetR/AcrR family transcriptional regulator, producing the protein MPRQKLSFDIVVREACALADEHGLDAVTVSAVARRLEVQAPSLYAHVRDVAALKDGIAEAALGELGRRISAEIAGRSGSDALRGLAGAHRTFAREAPGRWQSLQRRVGSAVADSEAAGSLVSLMRAVLHGYGLPEGEQVHAIRLLGGAINGYLSLEQSGNFAHSDPDPDVSWARALAALDVLLRSWPSQEDQTNPEDSQ; encoded by the coding sequence GTGCCCCGCCAGAAGCTGAGTTTCGACATCGTTGTGCGCGAAGCGTGCGCTCTCGCGGATGAGCACGGCCTCGACGCGGTCACCGTGTCGGCCGTCGCGCGCAGGCTCGAGGTGCAGGCCCCGAGCCTGTATGCCCATGTGCGAGATGTCGCTGCACTCAAGGACGGGATCGCGGAGGCGGCCCTCGGCGAGCTGGGCAGGCGCATCTCCGCGGAGATTGCCGGCAGGTCCGGCTCCGACGCGCTCCGCGGCCTGGCCGGGGCACACCGGACGTTCGCCCGTGAAGCGCCCGGGCGTTGGCAGTCCCTCCAGCGACGCGTCGGCTCAGCCGTGGCAGATTCCGAGGCAGCCGGCTCTCTCGTGTCGCTGATGAGGGCCGTGCTGCACGGCTATGGGCTGCCCGAGGGCGAGCAGGTGCACGCGATCCGCCTGCTGGGCGGCGCCATCAACGGCTATCTGTCGCTCGAGCAGTCGGGCAACTTCGCGCACAGTGATCCCGACCCCGACGTGTCGTGGGCACGGGCGCTCGCTGCGCTGGACGTGCTCCTGCGCAGCTGGCCGTCACAGGAGGACCAGACCAACCCGGAGGATTCACAGTGA
- a CDS encoding GDSL-type esterase/lipase family protein, with product MTITPMTQAFIRGAEECEATRRGIRPHRLPKRVRDVFADQQLQAMEVQPSGVRVVVRTSARQIQLVTHPHRIAYPGVTRPRGAVDLVVDGELLATDRLTGGDAIEIDLATGASELVPGSPHVSRFENLPVGDKTVELWLPHNESVELIELRSDAPVAPVAQRGPIWLHHGSSISHGSNATSPARVWPAVAAREAGVDLRNLGFGGSALVDPFMARVIRDAPADVISVKLGINVVNHDAMRLRAFVPAVHGFLDTIRDGHPDTPLLLVSPIFCGLHEDAPGPCMIDPASIGTGQAQFVVAGDGDADTSQGRLTLTIIRAALADIVEKRDDPALHYLDGTALYGAQDAVDLPLPDALHPDTASHELIGQRFATHAFARMGLSGLGVG from the coding sequence GTGACCATCACACCCATGACCCAGGCGTTCATCCGGGGCGCCGAGGAGTGCGAGGCGACGCGGCGAGGCATCCGCCCGCATCGCCTCCCGAAGCGGGTCCGCGACGTGTTCGCCGATCAGCAGCTGCAGGCGATGGAGGTGCAGCCGTCGGGCGTCCGTGTCGTCGTGCGGACATCCGCCCGCCAGATCCAGCTGGTCACGCACCCCCACCGGATCGCCTATCCGGGCGTCACCCGGCCGCGCGGCGCGGTCGACCTCGTGGTGGACGGCGAGCTGCTCGCCACGGACCGCCTGACCGGCGGTGACGCCATCGAGATCGACCTGGCCACCGGGGCGAGCGAGCTCGTGCCCGGGTCGCCGCACGTCTCTCGCTTCGAGAATCTGCCGGTCGGCGACAAGACAGTGGAGCTGTGGCTGCCGCACAACGAGTCCGTCGAGCTCATCGAGCTGCGCAGCGACGCCCCGGTCGCGCCCGTTGCACAGCGGGGTCCGATCTGGCTGCATCACGGCAGTTCCATCAGCCACGGCTCCAACGCCACCTCGCCGGCGCGCGTCTGGCCGGCCGTCGCAGCCAGGGAGGCCGGCGTCGACCTACGCAACCTCGGCTTCGGCGGCAGCGCCCTGGTCGATCCGTTCATGGCCCGAGTGATCCGCGATGCACCGGCCGACGTCATCAGCGTCAAGCTCGGGATCAACGTGGTGAACCACGACGCCATGCGCCTGCGCGCCTTCGTCCCCGCCGTGCACGGCTTTCTCGACACGATCCGCGATGGCCACCCGGACACGCCCCTGCTGCTCGTCTCGCCGATCTTCTGCGGCCTTCACGAGGACGCCCCGGGGCCGTGCATGATCGACCCCGCGAGCATCGGGACTGGGCAGGCGCAGTTCGTCGTTGCCGGCGACGGCGATGCCGACACCTCGCAGGGGCGCTTGACCCTCACCATCATCCGTGCGGCCCTCGCCGACATCGTAGAGAAACGGGACGACCCCGCTCTTCACTACCTCGACGGGACGGCGCTCTATGGTGCACAGGACGCGGTCGATCTTCCACTGCCCGATGCGCTCCATCCCGACACGGCCAGCCACGAGCTGATCGGGCAGCGGTTCGCGACCCACGCGTTCGCCAGGATGGGGCTCTCGGGGTTGGGCGTCGGCTAG
- a CDS encoding fatty acyl-CoA synthetase: MSLLTRSSTVDGVLRRSAARYDGATALTFADRTWSYAELDGAVSRVAAHLLGLGLTKGDRVAALGRNSDAYLIAFLACARAGLVHVPLNYNLLGGELDYLLAQSGSTALLLDPALEGSLGGVQEQTLAALAHQIPLRDAESSVISVATEGPVPIIDAEVADEDLVQLLYTSGTTSRPKGAMMSHKALVHEYLSCIVELDLATDDNPLHVMPLYHSAQMHVFLLPWLAIGATNTVLEVPDPAEVLRRIGRDGHRAFFAAPTLWVAVVNHGDFEGSDLSGLRKAYYGASIMPGPVLKRLLDKAPDCGFYNCFGQSEVAPLTCVLRPEDHADRPDSAGKPALFVEARVVDAQGHDVAPGESGEIVYRSPQLCAGYWDNAPATAEAFADGWFHSGDLVRVDDEGYVFVVDRIKDVINTGGVLVASREVEDAIYTHPAVAEVAVVGVPDEKWVEAIAAFVVRKGEVDEAGIVEHVRSHLAAFKVPKRVTFIDDLPRNASGKILKRELRDATP, from the coding sequence ATGTCACTGCTCACCCGATCCAGCACGGTCGACGGGGTCCTGAGGCGCAGCGCTGCACGCTATGACGGCGCCACCGCCCTCACCTTTGCGGACCGGACCTGGAGTTATGCCGAGCTCGACGGCGCGGTCAGCCGGGTTGCCGCCCACCTGCTCGGGCTGGGCCTGACCAAGGGTGACCGAGTGGCGGCGCTCGGCCGCAACAGTGACGCCTACCTCATCGCCTTTCTGGCCTGTGCTCGAGCGGGGTTGGTCCACGTCCCGCTGAACTACAACCTGCTCGGCGGCGAGCTCGACTATCTGCTCGCGCAGTCCGGGAGCACCGCGCTGCTGCTCGACCCGGCACTCGAGGGCTCCCTGGGCGGCGTCCAGGAGCAGACGCTGGCTGCCCTGGCACACCAGATCCCGCTGCGCGACGCCGAGAGCTCAGTGATCTCGGTCGCCACCGAGGGCCCGGTGCCCATCATCGATGCGGAGGTGGCTGACGAGGACCTGGTCCAACTGCTCTACACCTCGGGCACGACCTCCCGCCCCAAGGGCGCGATGATGAGCCACAAGGCGCTCGTGCATGAATACCTCTCCTGCATCGTCGAGCTTGATCTGGCAACCGACGACAACCCGCTGCACGTCATGCCGCTCTATCACTCGGCGCAGATGCACGTCTTCCTGCTGCCGTGGCTGGCCATCGGTGCGACCAACACCGTGCTGGAGGTGCCGGACCCGGCCGAGGTTCTCCGCCGGATCGGCCGGGACGGCCACCGCGCCTTCTTCGCGGCGCCCACCCTCTGGGTGGCCGTGGTCAATCACGGCGACTTCGAGGGCAGCGACCTGTCGGGGTTGCGCAAGGCCTACTACGGGGCCTCGATCATGCCCGGCCCAGTGTTGAAGCGACTCCTGGACAAGGCGCCTGACTGCGGCTTCTACAACTGCTTCGGACAGTCCGAGGTGGCACCGCTCACCTGCGTGCTGCGACCGGAGGACCACGCCGACCGCCCCGACTCGGCCGGCAAGCCGGCGCTCTTCGTGGAGGCCCGGGTGGTCGATGCCCAGGGTCATGACGTCGCGCCCGGGGAGAGCGGGGAGATCGTCTACCGCTCACCGCAGCTGTGCGCCGGATACTGGGACAACGCGCCGGCCACCGCCGAGGCCTTCGCCGACGGATGGTTCCACTCCGGCGACCTGGTCCGGGTCGATGACGAGGGTTATGTCTTCGTCGTGGATCGCATCAAGGACGTCATCAACACCGGCGGTGTCCTCGTCGCCTCCCGTGAGGTCGAGGACGCCATCTACACCCACCCGGCCGTGGCCGAGGTCGCCGTGGTGGGCGTCCCCGACGAGAAGTGGGTCGAGGCGATCGCCGCCTTCGTGGTCCGTAAGGGCGAGGTGGATGAGGCGGGCATCGTGGAGCACGTGCGCAGCCACCTCGCAGCCTTCAAGGTGCCCAAGCGCGTCACCTTCATCGATGACCTGCCCCGGAATGCCTCGGGCAAGATCCTCAAGCGCGAGCTGCGGGACGCCACCCCCTAG
- a CDS encoding ferritin, with translation MALNDTLLKALSDQITLELESSIVYLQLGIALEDHDLPGLATWMRLQSDEERAHAAKFIAHVTDRGGRPQIGAIAAPSVGEVSVLEAFEASLAHEQKVSESIRDLYRLSQSEGDIDAIPLLHWFIEEQIEEEATVSEIVGRLRLIGDDGAGLLRLDAELGARTTAQ, from the coding sequence ATGGCACTCAACGACACCCTCTTGAAGGCACTCTCGGACCAGATCACCCTCGAGCTGGAGAGCTCGATCGTCTATCTGCAGCTCGGCATCGCGCTGGAGGACCACGACCTCCCCGGGCTGGCGACCTGGATGCGTCTGCAGTCCGACGAGGAGCGCGCCCACGCCGCCAAGTTCATCGCGCACGTCACCGACCGCGGTGGCCGTCCGCAGATCGGCGCCATCGCGGCCCCGTCCGTGGGTGAGGTCAGCGTCCTCGAGGCGTTCGAGGCCTCGCTCGCCCACGAGCAGAAGGTCTCCGAGTCGATCCGTGACCTCTATCGCCTGTCCCAGTCCGAGGGCGACATCGATGCCATCCCACTGCTGCACTGGTTCATCGAGGAGCAGATCGAGGAGGAGGCCACCGTCTCCGAGATCGTTGGCCGCCTGCGTCTGATCGGTGACGACGGCGCCGGTCTGCTGCGCCTGGACGCCGAGCTGGGGGCGCGCACCACCGCGCAGTAG
- a CDS encoding D-glucuronyl C5-epimerase family protein: MSALVLVACTGAPTTQPISEPTTEPTPSGPAAATATPSGPDAATASPPRMTEDDEVTDRAEPTPNPTPLPDVIFEDVPERLFPNPPQTAPPDDQHRTSAPGPRHTAGPEEHPRTPQSIDRPRTQITGFEESTREPQQIPVGLRPYQHGHVNPVPFGRVDSTGVRVFQANWDGQVYDHPIAQAQYALSALESYRLSEDQDFLDAAIANAQRIIDRKHVIDGAWYFPYDFDFDLFRNGRGVLEAPWASGMASGQALSTFVWLHEVTGDQKWRDAADHTFAAFLQAPDGAGYFSSFVDDEGLLWLEEYARYPVMDSERVLNGHMWSMFGIWDYWMMNDYEQPEAEKLFRGALYTVEKTAMRDFRNPGETSTYSLWQGQPGTTYHQHHQQQFVMLYRMTHDAVWISRASAYRSDFPEWRTTQGQAVITPETTVAYRLDDTATHIKDRSMKVLATRELTIPAQTGAAYDRRGKIPGGPNVIRLSAGWLKGWWVEEKPGHAWSQELVEEHRYAPEAQLTVEAAQDVTIYQFDEQGTEIASRTVQLEPGLRYRTDRSAIAGGRASYHLSDGRYAEWWLPEQPSVSVHRTPGWRVD; this comes from the coding sequence GTGAGCGCCCTGGTCCTCGTCGCCTGCACGGGCGCACCGACCACCCAGCCGATCTCGGAGCCCACCACCGAGCCGACTCCGTCCGGACCCGCTGCGGCCACGGCGACACCCTCCGGGCCGGATGCGGCCACCGCGTCACCGCCGCGGATGACCGAGGACGACGAGGTCACCGACCGCGCCGAGCCCACGCCCAACCCGACCCCGCTGCCGGACGTGATCTTCGAGGACGTGCCGGAGCGGCTCTTTCCCAACCCACCGCAGACCGCGCCCCCCGACGACCAGCACCGCACGAGCGCCCCCGGCCCACGGCATACGGCAGGTCCTGAGGAGCACCCACGGACGCCGCAGTCGATCGACCGTCCCCGCACCCAGATCACCGGGTTTGAGGAGTCCACCCGCGAGCCGCAGCAGATCCCGGTCGGGCTGCGGCCCTATCAGCACGGGCACGTCAACCCGGTGCCGTTCGGCCGGGTCGACTCCACGGGCGTGCGGGTCTTCCAGGCCAACTGGGACGGGCAGGTCTATGACCACCCGATCGCCCAGGCGCAGTATGCGCTCAGCGCTCTCGAGTCCTATCGCCTGAGCGAGGACCAGGACTTCCTCGATGCCGCGATCGCCAACGCGCAGCGCATCATCGACCGCAAGCACGTCATCGACGGGGCGTGGTACTTCCCCTACGACTTCGACTTTGACCTGTTCCGCAACGGCAGGGGAGTGCTGGAGGCTCCCTGGGCCTCGGGCATGGCCTCCGGTCAGGCACTGTCGACCTTCGTCTGGTTGCACGAGGTCACCGGGGACCAGAAGTGGCGCGACGCGGCGGACCACACCTTCGCGGCCTTCCTGCAGGCACCGGACGGCGCGGGCTATTTCAGCTCGTTCGTCGACGACGAGGGCCTGCTGTGGCTGGAGGAGTATGCGCGCTATCCGGTCATGGACAGCGAGCGCGTGCTCAACGGCCACATGTGGTCGATGTTCGGGATCTGGGACTACTGGATGATGAACGACTACGAGCAGCCGGAGGCCGAGAAACTGTTCCGCGGTGCGCTCTACACGGTCGAGAAGACCGCGATGCGGGACTTCCGCAACCCGGGCGAGACCAGCACCTACTCCCTGTGGCAGGGACAGCCGGGGACCACCTATCACCAGCACCACCAGCAGCAGTTCGTGATGCTCTATCGGATGACCCACGACGCCGTGTGGATCTCACGGGCCAGCGCCTATCGCTCCGACTTCCCCGAGTGGCGCACCACGCAGGGTCAGGCGGTGATCACGCCGGAGACCACGGTGGCCTACCGGCTGGACGACACCGCGACCCACATCAAGGACCGCTCGATGAAGGTCCTGGCCACCCGGGAGCTCACCATCCCCGCGCAGACCGGCGCCGCCTATGACCGTCGCGGCAAGATCCCCGGGGGGCCCAACGTCATCAGGCTCAGCGCGGGCTGGCTCAAGGGTTGGTGGGTCGAGGAGAAGCCAGGCCACGCCTGGTCACAGGAGCTCGTCGAGGAGCACCGCTATGCCCCCGAGGCCCAGCTCACTGTCGAGGCCGCGCAGGACGTGACGATCTATCAGTTCGACGAGCAGGGCACCGAGATCGCGAGCAGGACCGTGCAGCTCGAGCCGGGGCTGCGCTACCGCACGGACCGGTCCGCGATCGCCGGCGGCCGGGCATCCTATCACCTCAGTGACGGCCGGTATGCCGAGTGGTGGCTCCCCGAGCAGCCCTCCGTGAGCGTGCACCGGACTCCCGGATGGAGAGTGGACTAG
- a CDS encoding S8 family peptidase, which translates to MSKSFMRRAGVLAAGAMVALAPLGAAAAADSPDRSAPPDRGASFTTSGSDLAPLVVPEGGEPIADRYIVVLDKDASSSAMASAQRSSTADGARVLQTYDSVLTGFAVEASETSIEELRGNPDVAYIEQDTTITLTGSGSETNATWGLDRSDQRNLPLDGTYSYEASGEGVTAYVIDTGIRTSHSEFSGRASEGFSAINDGNGAQDCNGHGTHVAGTVGGETYGIAQDVDLVAVRVLDCSGSGSNSGVIAGVDWVTQNASGAAVANMSLGGGDSTALDDAVRNSINSGVTYAVAAGNADANACSGSPNKVPEAITVGSSTSSDSRSSFSNHGSCLDLFAPGSNITSAWHTGNSATNTISGTSMASPHVAGAVAVYLEDNPSASPAAVADAITGNATPDVLSGIGTGSPNLLLHTLFTGGSDPDPDPDPEPTPGCDLTLSESGSLSGSGAYAFHPGSSGSYYSGAGAHQGCLTGPDNADFDLFLQKWNGSSWVTVAQGITAGSSEEVSYSGSAGSYSWVVESYSGSGSYTFELNRP; encoded by the coding sequence ATGTCGAAATCATTCATGCGACGTGCCGGCGTGCTGGCAGCTGGCGCGATGGTGGCTCTCGCACCGCTAGGTGCCGCGGCCGCAGCAGACTCACCGGACCGCAGTGCTCCCCCGGACCGTGGGGCTTCCTTCACGACCTCCGGCTCCGACCTGGCCCCGCTCGTGGTGCCCGAGGGCGGTGAGCCGATCGCGGACCGCTACATCGTCGTCCTGGACAAGGACGCCTCGTCCAGTGCGATGGCCTCGGCACAGCGCTCCAGCACTGCCGATGGCGCCCGGGTGCTGCAGACCTACGACAGCGTCCTGACCGGATTCGCGGTCGAGGCCTCGGAGACGTCGATCGAGGAGCTGCGCGGCAACCCCGACGTGGCCTACATCGAGCAGGACACGACCATCACCCTGACGGGCTCCGGCTCGGAGACCAACGCGACCTGGGGTCTGGACCGCTCCGACCAGCGCAACCTGCCGCTCGACGGCACCTACTCCTACGAGGCCAGTGGCGAGGGCGTGACGGCCTATGTCATCGACACCGGCATCCGCACCAGCCACAGCGAGTTCTCCGGCCGAGCCAGCGAGGGCTTTTCCGCCATCAATGACGGCAACGGAGCCCAGGACTGCAACGGGCACGGCACGCACGTGGCCGGCACCGTCGGCGGTGAGACCTACGGCATCGCTCAGGACGTTGATCTGGTGGCTGTGCGCGTCCTGGACTGCAGCGGCTCGGGCAGCAACTCCGGGGTCATCGCCGGCGTGGACTGGGTGACCCAGAACGCCTCCGGTGCAGCGGTGGCCAACATGAGCCTGGGTGGCGGCGACTCCACCGCGCTGGACGATGCGGTGCGCAACTCGATCAACTCCGGCGTGACCTATGCCGTGGCGGCGGGCAATGCCGACGCCAACGCCTGCAGCGGCTCGCCCAACAAGGTTCCCGAGGCGATCACCGTCGGGTCGAGCACGAGCAGCGACTCGCGCTCGTCGTTCTCCAACCACGGCAGCTGCCTCGACCTGTTCGCCCCGGGCTCGAACATCACCTCGGCCTGGCACACGGGCAACTCCGCCACCAACACGATCAGCGGCACGTCGATGGCCTCCCCGCACGTCGCCGGCGCCGTGGCGGTCTATCTGGAGGACAACCCCTCCGCATCGCCGGCCGCCGTCGCCGACGCGATCACGGGCAACGCCACCCCGGACGTGCTGAGTGGCATCGGGACCGGCTCGCCGAACCTGCTGCTGCACACGCTGTTCACCGGCGGGTCTGACCCCGACCCGGACCCGGACCCCGAGCCGACTCCGGGCTGTGACCTCACCCTGAGCGAGTCCGGCAGCCTCTCAGGGTCCGGTGCCTACGCCTTCCACCCGGGCAGCAGCGGCAGCTACTACTCCGGTGCGGGTGCGCACCAAGGCTGCCTCACCGGCCCCGACAACGCCGACTTCGACCTGTTCCTGCAGAAGTGGAACGGCTCGTCCTGGGTGACCGTGGCACAGGGCATCACGGCTGGCTCGTCCGAGGAGGTGTCCTACTCCGGCAGTGCGGGCTCCTACTCGTGGGTCGTGGAGTCCTACAGCGGGTCGGGCAGCTACACCTTTGAGCTCAACCGCCCCTGA
- a CDS encoding flavin reductase family protein, which translates to MSMPSGSVSPSPRVIYRPGEEGVNSYGLLTSIILPRPIAWVSTIGADGVGNLAPHSFFSVASASPPVVSFTSVGRKDSLANVLATEEFVVNIVSTDQLEQCNGTSAEVDSSVDEAALLGIALEPSDVVAPPRVAGSPASIECTLHSTVEVGDSVIILGLVQAITVQERVLSGRHVDAALLDPLSRLGGPQWGTLGEIRSLRRPRPEDVLPD; encoded by the coding sequence ATGAGTATGCCGAGTGGCTCGGTCTCCCCGTCGCCGCGGGTGATCTATCGGCCCGGTGAGGAAGGGGTCAACTCCTATGGGTTGCTGACCTCGATCATCCTGCCGCGGCCCATCGCGTGGGTGTCCACGATCGGCGCGGACGGTGTCGGCAACCTCGCGCCGCACTCGTTCTTCTCCGTCGCCTCTGCCTCGCCGCCGGTGGTCTCCTTCACGTCCGTGGGTCGCAAGGACTCGCTGGCCAACGTGCTGGCGACCGAGGAGTTCGTCGTCAACATCGTCAGCACCGACCAACTCGAGCAGTGCAACGGGACCAGCGCCGAGGTGGACTCCTCGGTCGATGAGGCCGCGCTGCTCGGGATCGCCCTGGAGCCCAGCGATGTGGTGGCACCCCCGCGGGTGGCCGGGTCACCGGCGTCCATCGAGTGCACCCTGCACTCGACCGTCGAGGTGGGTGACAGCGTGATCATCCTCGGCCTGGTGCAGGCGATCACCGTGCAGGAGCGGGTGCTGAGCGGTCGCCATGTCGACGCCGCGCTGCTCGACCCACTGAGCCGGTTGGGCGGGCCACAGTGGGGCACCCTCGGCGAGATCCGCTCCCTGCGTCGTCCCCGGCCCGAGGACGTGCTGCCCGACTGA
- a CDS encoding NYN domain-containing protein produces the protein MDDHTQPTAYLLVDGENIDATLGTSILSRRPESHERPRWDRLLHFTRERWGGSPRGLFFLNASSGMPMSFVQALKAIGYLPVPLSGPPEEKIVDIAIQRTLQAMADRDGDVMLVSHDGDFLEDIEPLLGTDRRVGVIAFAEFRNSGFTQLMDQGLEFFDLEYDVRAFTSPLPRIRVIPIDEFDPTPFL, from the coding sequence GTGGACGACCACACCCAACCCACGGCATACCTGCTGGTGGATGGTGAGAACATCGACGCCACCCTGGGCACCTCGATCCTCAGCCGGCGCCCCGAGTCGCACGAGCGTCCGCGCTGGGACCGGCTGCTGCACTTCACCCGCGAGCGGTGGGGCGGCTCACCACGCGGCCTGTTCTTCCTCAACGCCTCGAGCGGCATGCCGATGTCGTTCGTGCAGGCGCTGAAAGCCATCGGCTATCTGCCCGTGCCGCTGTCCGGTCCGCCGGAGGAAAAGATCGTCGACATCGCGATCCAGCGCACCCTGCAGGCGATGGCCGACCGCGACGGCGACGTCATGCTGGTCAGCCACGACGGCGACTTCCTCGAGGACATCGAGCCGTTGCTGGGCACCGACCGCCGGGTGGGTGTGATTGCCTTCGCCGAGTTCCGCAACAGTGGCTTCACCCAGCTGATGGACCAGGGGCTGGAGTTCTTCGACCTCGAGTATGACGTGCGGGCCTTCACCTCGCCGCTGCCACGGATCCGGGTCATCCCGATCGACGAGTTCGACCCGACTCCGTTCCTCTGA
- a CDS encoding alpha/beta hydrolase, giving the protein MRDTTRGKLAINAFRELAHHDEAVVDAFLHERQVPIIEGAKCTFLFRGEADEVHLLHRIVNQDQRVPLRRIEHTSLWYVIIELPYGSRVEYQLELSHDGRTVQGNDPLNPLVAHSPVGSSSVCQAVGYVTPEWTRPNPEARPGELHDLILPSKALRRETRSRIYLPARYRPSSSYPLLIVHDGDDYLNYSSMKTVLDNLIHNLDMAETIVVFSNPGDRMREYPNYAPHARHLVAELIPHLEEHYPVMRRPEGRALMGASFGAVAAMSVAFRNPEMFGSLLLQSGSFVFTDIGDDHGGGPAFDPVVKFMNRYRSRPRKVADRLFVSCGVYEPLIVPNRSMVPVWESTGSTVRYVEARDGHSWENWRDRLRDGLSWIYPGPQKFVYE; this is encoded by the coding sequence ATGCGCGACACAACGCGCGGCAAGCTGGCGATCAACGCCTTCCGCGAGTTGGCGCACCATGACGAGGCGGTCGTCGACGCCTTCCTGCACGAGCGTCAGGTGCCCATCATCGAGGGCGCCAAGTGCACCTTCCTGTTTCGCGGCGAGGCCGACGAGGTGCACCTGCTGCACCGCATCGTCAACCAGGACCAGCGGGTGCCGTTGCGCCGGATCGAGCACACCAGCCTGTGGTACGTCATCATCGAGCTGCCCTACGGCTCCCGGGTGGAGTATCAGCTCGAGCTCAGCCACGACGGGCGCACGGTCCAGGGCAACGACCCCCTCAACCCGCTGGTCGCGCACAGCCCCGTCGGGTCATCCTCGGTCTGTCAGGCCGTCGGTTATGTCACGCCGGAGTGGACCCGGCCCAACCCCGAGGCACGCCCAGGGGAGCTGCACGACCTGATCCTGCCGTCCAAGGCGCTGCGCCGCGAGACCCGCAGCCGCATCTATCTTCCGGCGCGCTACCGACCGAGCTCGTCCTATCCGCTGCTGATCGTGCACGACGGCGACGACTATCTGAACTATTCGTCCATGAAGACCGTCCTGGACAACCTGATCCACAACCTGGACATGGCCGAGACGATCGTCGTCTTCTCCAACCCCGGTGACCGGATGCGCGAGTATCCGAACTATGCGCCGCACGCCCGCCACCTGGTGGCCGAGCTGATCCCGCACCTGGAGGAGCACTACCCGGTGATGCGACGCCCCGAGGGGCGGGCGTTGATGGGGGCCAGCTTCGGCGCGGTGGCCGCGATGAGCGTGGCCTTCCGCAACCCTGAGATGTTCGGATCGCTTCTGCTGCAGTCGGGTTCATTCGTCTTCACGGACATCGGCGACGACCACGGCGGTGGCCCGGCCTTCGACCCGGTCGTGAAGTTCATGAACCGCTATCGCTCCCGCCCCCGCAAGGTCGCCGACCGACTGTTCGTCTCCTGCGGCGTCTATGAGCCACTGATCGTGCCGAACCGCTCGATGGTGCCGGTCTGGGAGAGCACAGGGAGTACGGTGCGATACGTCGAGGCGCGGGATGGCCACTCCTGGGAGAACTGGCGTGACCGGCTCCGCGACGGCTTGTCCTGGATCTATCCGGGGCCGCAAAAGTTTGTCTATGAATAA